From Solibaculum mannosilyticum:
GAAAAAAGGCCTTGTTCAGTTGAGTTATGATTACGATATCACATTACAATATCAAGAAAATGCCCCCAATAATCTGGAGGATATTATGGTAGACGATGCTTCCTGGGATGCCAAATGCCTGTTGGAAAAAAGCGGCCCTAAGGAGTGCGCTATTGTCACCGATGATCCACCGGCGCTGCAAAAAAAAATTTCTAGCATTTTTGACCGTATGCTTAGTCAATATGAAGGGCTCTGTGAATGGCGAATTCACAGCTTTAGCTTTGAGAAAATGAGCACCGATACTGTATGCTTCTTAACGTATGAATATGTCCTGCCTCCGACTCATTTGAGACAATTGCAAAGTAAAACTAAGTTTGCAGCAAAGACGATTTGGAACAATATTTTAGGTCATGCAAAAGTACCGCAGTTTGTAAAACCATTTTTGGCCTTGAGCTATCTGAGTCAGGAGTGCGTTTACGATCAACGGGCCTACGACGAAGTAGGGGATCGGCCCAATGAGATTCCTTCTGATGCTGCACCGCATTTAGCCTATGGCCCATTGGTGGAAAAGAGAGGGATTTGCGGAGGTCTGGCGTGGGCGTTCAAAAGACTGATGGATGAAGCCAATATTGAATGCATTTGTGTCAGCGGGTATCTAAAAAAAGATCTTCATATGGGACACATGTGGGATCTGGTGAAGCTGGATGGGCAGTATTATCACGTAGATCCTACTTGGGGGATCCAAGATCCAGGTGTATTTATCGGAGGGCTTATGCAGCCGGACAGCTTTATGAGAAATACACATATCTGGGAGGAGGACCACTATCCCAGGGCGAGAGGAATGCGTTTCCAGTACGATTTTGTCGAGGACTATTTGGTTCAAAACGGAGGAGATTTCTTGGATGATGGAGCGGTTGAAAGCTACATGTTCCCGGACGATATTGCAGAATAGATTTGATGTCCGTTATATGACAAATCCGCCGTTAGGGCTGATGACCTGGCCAGTGATGAACTTAGCGTGATCACTGGCCAAGAACAAGATGGTTTGGGCAATATCCTCTGGGGTACCGATGGTTCCCAGAGGAGTTTCGTCTTTAAGACACTGGATTGTATCGTTATCCAGCATTCCATTCATATCGGTGTCAATGACGCCGGGAGCAACACAATTGACTTGGATACCACTAGGTCCCAGTTCTTTGGCTAAGGCTTTGGTCATACCGATAACAGCCGCTTTTGTGGCCGAATAGGGAACTTCACAGGAGGCGCCGGTTATTCCCCAGATAGAGGAAAGATTAATGATTTTTCCGGCCTTTTGGTGGATCATAGCCGGTAAGACAGCTTGGCAACAGTGAAACATCCCTGTGATATTGACATCGAACATACGTTGCCATTGTTCAGGAGTGAAATCCGTAAAGAGACCTTGTTTTGCGATA
This genomic window contains:
- the ymfI gene encoding elongation factor P 5-aminopentanone reductase, producing MNKKKGTVLITGASRGIGKATARLFALKGYQVAINYHQNKEAAQHLAEELSSISPALAIGADVSNRTDVDAMVDKVQHYFGPIDILVNNAGIAKQGLFTDFTPEQWQRMFDVNITGMFHCCQAVLPAMIHQKAGKIINLSSIWGITGASCEVPYSATKAAVIGMTKALAKELGPSGIQVNCVAPGVIDTDMNGMLDNDTIQCLKDETPLGTIGTPEDIAQTILFLASDHAKFITGQVISPNGGFVI
- a CDS encoding transglutaminase domain-containing protein, translated to MKKGLVQLSYDYDITLQYQENAPNNLEDIMVDDASWDAKCLLEKSGPKECAIVTDDPPALQKKISSIFDRMLSQYEGLCEWRIHSFSFEKMSTDTVCFLTYEYVLPPTHLRQLQSKTKFAAKTIWNNILGHAKVPQFVKPFLALSYLSQECVYDQRAYDEVGDRPNEIPSDAAPHLAYGPLVEKRGICGGLAWAFKRLMDEANIECICVSGYLKKDLHMGHMWDLVKLDGQYYHVDPTWGIQDPGVFIGGLMQPDSFMRNTHIWEEDHYPRARGMRFQYDFVEDYLVQNGGDFLDDGAVESYMFPDDIAE